One region of Hoeflea sp. 108 genomic DNA includes:
- a CDS encoding Hsp33 family molecular chaperone, whose protein sequence is MGYVSVTETERKLGEFGFAGDDHVVPFAVEPLDVRGRTVQLGPLLDQILDRHAYPEPVARLLAEACVVTVLLGTSLKFEGKFILQTRTDGPVDMLVADFTTPHSLRAYARFDAGRVEEAIKAGMTAPEDLLGTGVLALTIDQGAHTQRYQGIVELNGISLEEAARTYFRQSEQIPTELRLSVAKLVLPGEGGGEHWRAGGLLAQFLPDSPERRRVQDMHGGDGDKRDVAVGPEDNAWQELLALMATIEPTELIDPTVGAERLLYRLFHEHGVRVYEGVHVADQCSCSDHKIRGILQGFSAEEITGSVEDGRIRVNCEFCSKAYEFDPGEFAPAQ, encoded by the coding sequence ATGGGATACGTTTCAGTGACTGAGACCGAACGCAAGCTCGGCGAATTCGGGTTCGCCGGCGACGACCATGTCGTTCCATTCGCGGTTGAGCCGCTCGACGTGCGCGGCCGTACCGTGCAGCTCGGACCTTTGCTCGACCAGATACTTGATCGCCATGCCTATCCGGAGCCGGTGGCGCGCCTGCTGGCCGAGGCCTGCGTGGTGACCGTGCTGTTGGGCACCTCGCTCAAGTTCGAGGGCAAGTTCATCCTCCAGACCCGCACTGACGGGCCAGTGGACATGCTGGTTGCCGACTTCACGACGCCGCATTCGCTGCGCGCTTATGCCCGCTTCGACGCCGGCCGCGTCGAGGAGGCAATCAAGGCCGGCATGACCGCGCCCGAGGACCTGCTCGGCACCGGTGTGCTGGCGCTGACCATCGACCAGGGCGCCCATACCCAGCGCTATCAGGGCATCGTCGAACTCAACGGTATTTCGCTCGAGGAAGCGGCGCGCACCTATTTCCGCCAGTCGGAACAGATTCCGACCGAGCTGCGCCTGTCGGTCGCCAAGCTCGTGCTCCCGGGCGAGGGCGGCGGCGAACATTGGCGCGCCGGCGGTCTGCTGGCCCAGTTCCTGCCGGATTCGCCCGAACGTCGACGCGTGCAGGACATGCATGGTGGCGACGGTGACAAGCGTGATGTCGCTGTCGGGCCCGAGGACAATGCCTGGCAGGAGCTGTTGGCGCTGATGGCGACCATCGAGCCGACCGAGCTGATCGATCCGACCGTGGGCGCCGAGCGGCTGCTTTATCGCCTGTTCCACGAACATGGCGTGCGCGTCTACGAGGGCGTGCATGTCGCCGACCAGTGCTCGTGCTCGGATCACAAGATTCGTGGCATCCTGCAGGGGTTCTCGGCGGAAGAGATCACGGGCAGCGTCGAGGACGGCCGCATTCGCGTCAACTGCGAGTTCTGCTCGAAGGCCTACGAGTTCGATCCGGGCGAGTTCGCCCCGGCCCAATGA
- a CDS encoding magnesium and cobalt transport protein CorA, which produces MTEHATKFDKSPELEPGIVASSVYLGGRRIADISLEEAGDWASREGHVVWIGLLEPSRDLLLRVQRQFHLHDLAIEDAEHPHQRPKIEQYGDALFIVARTAQLIQGRVDFGETHIFVGKGYIVSVRHGVSTSYAAVRQHWESCPSALAKGEDFILYAILDFIVDNYMPVLEQIEEEVDAIEDGVLARPMTTSDIERLYMLRRDLLRLRNAAGPLVEVCRRLTSADLPQLRPAMHPLFRDVGDHIRTVLEKVDTLREVLAFAFEASLLVGQSQETAIAKKLASWAAILAVPTALAGIYGMNFQDMPELHFAYGYPTVLAAIATICSVLYWRFRKSGWL; this is translated from the coding sequence ATGACCGAACATGCCACGAAGTTCGACAAGAGCCCGGAGCTGGAGCCTGGCATCGTTGCCTCCAGCGTCTATCTCGGCGGCCGCCGCATAGCCGATATCTCCCTGGAAGAAGCCGGCGACTGGGCCTCCCGCGAGGGCCATGTCGTCTGGATCGGCCTGCTCGAGCCCAGCCGCGACCTGCTCTTGCGGGTGCAACGGCAGTTTCATCTTCACGATCTCGCCATCGAGGACGCCGAGCATCCGCACCAGCGTCCCAAGATCGAGCAATATGGCGATGCGCTGTTCATCGTCGCCAGAACAGCCCAGCTCATCCAGGGCAGGGTGGATTTCGGCGAGACCCACATCTTCGTCGGCAAGGGCTACATCGTCAGCGTTCGCCATGGCGTGTCGACGTCTTATGCCGCCGTTCGCCAGCACTGGGAGAGCTGCCCGAGCGCGCTCGCCAAGGGCGAGGACTTCATCCTCTATGCCATCCTCGATTTCATCGTGGACAACTACATGCCGGTGCTGGAGCAGATCGAGGAGGAGGTCGACGCCATCGAGGATGGTGTGCTGGCACGGCCGATGACGACGAGCGACATCGAGCGGCTCTACATGCTGCGGCGCGATCTGTTGCGGCTGCGCAATGCAGCCGGGCCGCTTGTCGAGGTGTGCCGGCGGCTGACCAGCGCCGACCTGCCGCAGTTGCGGCCGGCGATGCACCCGCTGTTCCGCGATGTCGGCGACCATATCCGCACCGTGCTGGAAAAGGTCGACACGCTGCGCGAGGTGCTGGCTTTCGCTTTCGAGGCCAGCCTTCTGGTGGGACAGAGCCAGGAAACGGCGATTGCCAAGAAGCTGGCGTCCTGGGCGGCCATCCTTGCCGTGCCGACAGCCCTTGCCGGCATCTACGGCATGAACTTCCAGGACATGCCCGAGCTTCACTTCGCCTATGGCTACCCGACCGTGCTGGCGGCGATCGCCACCATCTGCTCGGTGCTCTACTGGCGGTTCAGGAAGAGCGGATGGCTGTGA
- a CDS encoding GcrA family cell cycle regulator, translating to MNWTDERVELLRKLWSEGLSASQIAAQLGGVSRNAVIGKVHRLKLSSRGRATAAPARQKKTTTTAVTSATKSVQRTATVTRTVTASIGATALQAQFDVEPVARQYIRPVQNVVVPISRRLQLVQLNERTCKWPNGDPLSEDFNFCGNEAGESGPYCGYHSKIAFQPASERRRTR from the coding sequence ATGAACTGGACTGACGAGCGGGTCGAACTTCTCAGGAAGCTTTGGTCGGAAGGTCTGAGCGCAAGCCAGATCGCAGCACAATTGGGCGGCGTCAGCCGCAACGCCGTCATCGGCAAGGTACACCGCCTCAAGCTGTCGAGCCGCGGCCGCGCCACGGCTGCGCCCGCCCGCCAGAAAAAGACGACGACAACGGCCGTCACCTCGGCGACCAAGAGCGTACAGCGCACGGCTACGGTCACCCGTACCGTGACCGCAAGCATCGGCGCCACGGCGCTGCAGGCCCAGTTCGACGTCGAGCCGGTCGCCCGCCAGTACATTCGTCCGGTGCAGAACGTCGTCGTTCCAATCTCGCGCCGCCTGCAGCTGGTGCAGCTCAACGAGCGCACCTGCAAGTGGCCCAACGGCGATCCGCTGAGCGAAGACTTCAACTTCTGCGGCAACGAAGCCGGCGAGAGCGGCCCATATTGCGGTTACCACTCGAAGATCGCTTTCCAGCCCGCTTCGGAGCGTCGCCGGACGCGCTGA
- the argF gene encoding ornithine carbamoyltransferase: MTSGIRHFTDLSAMSGSDLRGILDDAAARKARLKAGERSKPLEGKVLAMIFDKPSTRTRISFDVGMRQLGGETIMLTGTEMQLGRSESIADTAKVLSRYVDAIMIRTTAHDRLLELTENATIPVINGLTDDTHPCQLMADILTFEEHRGPVAGKTFAWTGDGNNVLHSLLEASARFRFNVNMAVPEGSEPEQKYVDWAQANGGKVMLTRDAEEAVSGVDAIVTDCWVSMGQEHRARGHNVFLPYQVNAALMKHAKPDALFMHCLPAHRGEEVTDEVIDGPHSVVFDEAENRLHAQKAVLAWCLGA; encoded by the coding sequence ATGACCAGCGGAATTCGCCATTTCACCGACCTCTCGGCCATGTCCGGGAGCGACCTACGCGGGATTCTGGACGATGCGGCCGCGCGAAAGGCGCGCCTGAAGGCTGGCGAACGATCCAAGCCCCTTGAGGGCAAGGTGCTGGCGATGATCTTCGACAAGCCGTCGACGCGCACGCGCATCTCCTTCGACGTCGGTATGCGCCAGCTTGGCGGCGAGACCATCATGCTGACCGGCACCGAAATGCAGCTCGGCCGTTCGGAGTCGATCGCCGACACCGCCAAGGTGCTGTCGCGTTATGTCGACGCCATCATGATCCGCACCACGGCGCATGACCGCCTGCTGGAACTGACCGAGAACGCGACGATCCCCGTCATCAACGGCCTCACCGACGACACTCATCCGTGCCAGCTGATGGCCGATATCCTCACCTTCGAAGAGCATCGCGGCCCGGTTGCCGGCAAGACCTTTGCCTGGACCGGCGACGGCAACAACGTGCTGCACTCGCTGCTCGAGGCTTCGGCGCGCTTCCGCTTCAACGTCAACATGGCCGTGCCCGAGGGCAGTGAGCCGGAGCAGAAATACGTCGACTGGGCCCAAGCCAACGGTGGCAAGGTGATGCTGACCCGCGATGCCGAGGAGGCTGTCAGTGGCGTCGACGCCATCGTCACCGACTGCTGGGTGTCGATGGGTCAGGAACACCGCGCCCGCGGCCACAACGTCTTCCTGCCCTATCAGGTCAACGCGGCGCTGATGAAACACGCCAAGCCTGACGCGTTGTTCATGCACTGCCTGCCCGCGCATCGCGGCGAGGAAGTGACCGACGAAGTGATCGATGGCCCGCACTCGGTGGTCTTCGACGAGGCAGAAAACCGCCTGCACGCCCAGAAGGCTGTGCTGGCCTGGTGCCTCGGCGCTTGA
- a CDS encoding 2'-deoxycytidine 5'-triphosphate deaminase, protein MRQSGILPDQDIAALFASGALKAPPLDADQIQPASLDLRLGAKAFRVRASFLPGPNSLVSAKLDRLKLHEIDLANGAVLETGCVYIVPLQEALDLPADISASANPKSSTGRLDIFTRVMTDRGQEFDKIPAGYSGPLYLEVSPRTFPIVVRAGSRLSQIRFRKGHALLSEIELNALHLSDRLVAIDPPNISGGGIALSIDLAGAVGSIVGYRGKHHTGLVDVDKRAAHSVVDFWEPIYNHGAEELVLDPDEFYILVSREAVHVPPLYAAEMTPFDPLVGEFRVHYAGFFDPGFGHSAAGGTGSRAVLEVRSHEVPFILEHGQIVGRLVYEHMLARPKALYGSDLGSNYQAQGLKLSKHFRMS, encoded by the coding sequence TTGCGGCAGTCGGGCATTCTTCCGGATCAGGATATCGCGGCGCTGTTTGCTTCCGGTGCGCTCAAGGCGCCGCCGCTGGACGCCGACCAGATCCAGCCTGCGAGCCTCGACCTGCGTCTCGGCGCCAAGGCTTTTCGCGTGCGCGCCAGCTTCCTGCCTGGTCCCAATTCGCTGGTCTCGGCCAAGCTGGACCGCCTCAAGCTGCACGAGATCGATCTCGCCAACGGTGCGGTGCTGGAGACGGGCTGCGTCTACATCGTGCCGCTTCAGGAGGCGCTCGACCTGCCGGCCGACATCTCGGCCTCGGCCAACCCGAAGAGCTCGACCGGCCGCCTCGACATCTTCACCCGCGTCATGACCGACCGCGGCCAGGAATTCGACAAGATCCCAGCCGGCTACAGCGGTCCACTCTATCTCGAAGTCAGCCCGCGCACTTTCCCGATCGTGGTGCGCGCCGGCTCGCGCCTGTCGCAGATCCGTTTCAGGAAGGGCCATGCGCTGCTGTCGGAGATCGAACTCAACGCGCTGCACCTGTCCGACCGGCTGGTCGCGATCGATCCGCCGAACATTTCGGGCGGCGGCATCGCGCTGTCGATCGACCTCGCCGGCGCGGTGGGCAGCATCGTCGGCTATCGCGGCAAGCACCACACCGGACTGGTCGATGTAGACAAGCGCGCCGCCCATTCTGTCGTCGATTTCTGGGAGCCGATCTACAACCACGGCGCCGAGGAACTGGTGCTCGACCCCGACGAATTCTACATCCTCGTCAGCCGCGAGGCGGTCCATGTGCCGCCGCTCTACGCCGCCGAGATGACGCCGTTCGATCCGCTGGTGGGTGAATTCCGCGTCCACTATGCCGGCTTCTTCGACCCCGGTTTCGGCCATTCGGCCGCCGGCGGTACCGGCAGTCGCGCCGTGCTCGAGGTCCGCAGTCACGAGGTACCCTTCATCCTCGAACATGGCCAGATCGTCGGGCGCCTGGTCTACGAACACATGCTGGCGCGGCCCAAGGCGCTCTACGGCAGCGACCTCGGCTCCAACTATCAGGCCCAGGGCCTCAAGCTCTCCAAGCATTTTCGCATGAGCTGA
- a CDS encoding ATP-binding protein, translated as MAETSTQTRAKRTARLSAGRLYQNRWMLAAAILAVLAVHYLGGASTAFAAVVIVVLILFAFVAPRTQAARRLAEEAARAERSPLDRLSGEKLAAAVADPLIIFDRGGAVVHANEAAETAFGAIRSEMPLLLKFRAPEMQELIEAVLAGEGNAQTAEYVERVPFERVYRVTASAVGRGTGLFVLAFKDQSESRRIDRMRADFIANASHELRTPLASIAGFVETLRGPAKNDPNARDQFLQIMQNQTGRMARLIDDLLSLSRLEMKPYVKPGVKVELRQTIEAVVASLAPLATQIGVTIERDFPEGAIEVHGDRDELFQVFQNLLENACKYGQSGGRVIVSMRLSTETGEPEVEVTVRDFGPGIPAEHIPRVTERFYRVDVETSRAQKGTGLGLSIVKHILSRHNGRLTIKSELGKGSAFTVHLPAR; from the coding sequence ATGGCAGAGACCAGCACGCAGACAAGGGCAAAGCGCACGGCACGGCTGAGCGCGGGCCGGCTCTACCAGAATCGCTGGATGCTGGCGGCTGCGATCCTTGCCGTTCTCGCTGTCCACTATCTGGGCGGTGCTTCGACAGCCTTCGCGGCCGTCGTCATTGTTGTCCTGATCCTCTTTGCCTTCGTTGCTCCGCGCACGCAGGCTGCACGTCGCCTGGCCGAGGAAGCGGCGAGGGCGGAACGCTCGCCGCTCGACCGGTTGTCGGGCGAGAAGCTGGCGGCGGCAGTCGCCGACCCCCTGATCATCTTCGATCGCGGCGGCGCCGTGGTCCATGCCAATGAGGCAGCTGAGACCGCCTTCGGCGCGATCCGATCAGAAATGCCGCTGCTGCTGAAATTCCGCGCGCCCGAGATGCAGGAGCTGATCGAGGCCGTGCTGGCCGGCGAGGGCAATGCCCAGACCGCCGAATATGTCGAGCGCGTGCCGTTCGAGCGCGTCTATCGCGTTACCGCTTCAGCAGTCGGGCGCGGCACCGGCCTGTTCGTGCTGGCCTTCAAGGACCAGAGCGAGTCGCGCCGCATCGACCGCATGCGCGCCGACTTCATCGCCAATGCCAGCCACGAACTGCGCACGCCGCTGGCTTCCATCGCCGGCTTTGTCGAGACGTTGCGCGGGCCTGCCAAGAACGATCCCAACGCGCGCGACCAGTTCTTGCAGATCATGCAGAACCAGACCGGCCGCATGGCGCGGCTGATCGACGACCTGTTGTCGCTCTCCCGGCTGGAGATGAAACCCTACGTCAAGCCGGGCGTGAAGGTCGAGCTGCGCCAGACGATCGAGGCGGTCGTCGCATCGCTCGCCCCGCTCGCAACGCAGATCGGTGTCACCATCGAGCGCGATTTCCCCGAAGGCGCCATCGAGGTGCACGGCGATCGCGACGAGCTGTTCCAGGTGTTCCAGAACCTGCTCGAGAATGCCTGCAAATATGGCCAGTCGGGTGGCCGGGTGATCGTTTCCATGCGCCTCTCCACCGAGACCGGCGAGCCGGAGGTCGAGGTCACCGTGCGCGACTTCGGCCCAGGCATCCCGGCCGAGCATATTCCGCGTGTCACCGAGCGGTTCTACCGGGTCGATGTCGAGACCAGCCGCGCCCAGAAGGGCACGGGCCTCGGGCTGTCGATCGTCAAGCATATATTGAGCCGGCACAATGGCCGCCTGACCATCAAGTCGGAATTGGGCAAGGGTTCGGCCTTTACGGTGCACCTGCCGGCGCGATAA
- the ppk2 gene encoding polyphosphate kinase 2, which translates to MKKDKESKKDIAAPAADAADPAAQNGPVRIKVGKEERTFDIDDPVLPDWIDKKALKSGNYPYDDKLPQKEYEQTLETLQTELVKLQAWLQKTGKRVLSVFEGRDAAGKGGTIFVVREYMNPRTARNVALTKPTETERGQWYFQRYVQQFPTAGEFVTFDRSWYNRAGVEPVMGFCTPEQHRQFLAETPHFEKMIVNEGIHFFKFWLDISQEMQLKRFHDRRHSPLKNWKFSPMDVAGMSKWDEYTKAIELMVESTHTPYAPWEVVQANDKRRARIAVIRHVLRALPYDGRDLDKVGRPDGKIIHEGMKFLKD; encoded by the coding sequence ATGAAAAAGGACAAGGAAAGCAAGAAGGATATCGCCGCCCCGGCCGCAGATGCGGCCGATCCTGCGGCCCAGAACGGGCCAGTCAGGATAAAGGTCGGCAAGGAGGAGCGGACCTTCGACATCGACGATCCTGTGTTGCCCGACTGGATCGACAAGAAGGCACTGAAGTCGGGCAACTACCCCTATGACGACAAGCTGCCCCAGAAGGAATACGAGCAGACACTGGAGACGCTGCAGACGGAGCTGGTGAAGCTGCAAGCCTGGCTGCAGAAGACCGGCAAACGCGTATTGTCGGTGTTCGAGGGCAGAGACGCCGCGGGCAAGGGTGGCACCATCTTCGTGGTGCGCGAATACATGAACCCGCGTACCGCGCGCAATGTGGCACTGACCAAGCCGACAGAGACAGAGCGGGGCCAGTGGTACTTCCAGCGTTATGTCCAGCAGTTCCCGACTGCCGGCGAATTCGTGACGTTCGATCGCTCATGGTACAACCGCGCCGGCGTCGAGCCGGTCATGGGTTTCTGCACGCCCGAGCAGCACCGCCAGTTCCTGGCCGAGACGCCGCATTTCGAGAAGATGATCGTCAACGAAGGCATCCACTTCTTCAAGTTCTGGCTCGACATCAGCCAGGAGATGCAGCTCAAGCGATTCCACGACCGCCGCCACAGCCCGTTGAAGAACTGGAAGTTCTCGCCGATGGATGTCGCGGGCATGTCCAAGTGGGACGAATACACCAAGGCGATCGAGTTGATGGTCGAGAGCACGCACACGCCCTATGCGCCCTGGGAGGTCGTGCAGGCCAACGACAAGCGCCGGGCGCGCATCGCCGTCATCAGGCATGTTCTCAGGGCACTGCCCTATGACGGCCGCGACCTCGACAAGGTCGGCCGGCCCGACGGCAAGATCATCCACGAAGGCATGAAGTTCCTGAAGGATTGA
- a CDS encoding aspartate aminotransferase family protein, with product MSGSALYETFARAPLAFERGEGSWLVAANGERYLDFAGGIAVNSLGHSHPHLVQALTEQAAKLWHVSNLYEIPGQSRLGERLAENSFADRVFFTNSGAEALECAIKTARRYQYKNGHPERYRIITFEGAFHGRTLATIAAGGQAKYLEGFGPKVDGFDQVAFNDIDAAEKLIGPETAAILLEPVQGEGGIRPFPNASLRRLRELCDKHGLLLIFDEVQCGIGRTGKLYAYEWTGVAPDLMAIAKGIGGGFPVGACLATEEAASAMTAGVHGTTFGGNPLAMAVGNAVLDVVLEEGFLDEVSRKALLMKQGLAAIADEFPDVIAEIRGTGLMLGLKCSMPNTKVNMALRDQKMLAVPAGDNVIRLLPPLTTTDADIQEALARIRAGAASLSKAAANGG from the coding sequence ATGAGCGGTTCGGCGCTTTACGAGACGTTTGCTCGCGCACCCCTGGCTTTCGAGCGAGGTGAGGGTTCCTGGCTGGTTGCCGCGAATGGCGAGCGATATCTCGATTTTGCCGGCGGCATTGCCGTCAACTCGCTCGGCCACAGCCATCCGCATCTTGTCCAGGCGCTGACCGAGCAGGCCGCCAAGCTGTGGCATGTCTCGAACCTCTACGAGATCCCCGGGCAGAGCCGGCTGGGCGAAAGGCTCGCCGAGAACTCGTTCGCCGACCGCGTCTTCTTCACCAATTCAGGTGCGGAGGCGCTGGAATGCGCGATCAAGACGGCGCGCCGCTACCAGTACAAGAACGGCCATCCCGAGCGCTATCGCATCATCACCTTCGAGGGCGCCTTCCACGGCCGCACGCTGGCGACGATCGCCGCCGGTGGCCAGGCCAAGTACCTGGAAGGTTTCGGCCCCAAGGTCGACGGCTTCGACCAGGTGGCCTTCAACGACATCGACGCAGCCGAGAAGCTGATCGGGCCTGAGACGGCGGCGATCCTGCTTGAGCCGGTGCAGGGTGAGGGCGGCATCCGTCCGTTCCCGAATGCCTCGTTGAGGCGTCTGCGCGAGCTGTGCGACAAGCACGGCCTGCTGCTGATTTTCGACGAGGTCCAGTGCGGCATCGGCCGTACCGGCAAGCTTTACGCCTATGAGTGGACCGGCGTTGCGCCCGACCTGATGGCGATTGCCAAGGGTATCGGCGGCGGCTTTCCTGTCGGCGCCTGCCTCGCCACCGAGGAGGCCGCAAGCGCCATGACTGCGGGTGTCCATGGCACCACCTTCGGCGGCAACCCGCTCGCCATGGCGGTCGGCAATGCCGTGCTGGACGTAGTGCTCGAAGAGGGGTTCCTTGACGAAGTCAGCCGCAAGGCGCTGCTGATGAAGCAGGGACTGGCTGCAATCGCCGACGAGTTCCCCGACGTGATTGCCGAAATCCGCGGCACGGGCCTCATGCTTGGTCTCAAATGCAGCATGCCCAACACCAAGGTAAATATGGCGCTGCGCGACCAGAAGATGCTCGCGGTGCCTGCCGGTGACAATGTGATCCGTCTGCTGCCGCCGCTGACGACGACCGATGCAGACATCCAAGAGGCGCTCGCGCGCATTCGCGCCGGTGCTGCCAGCCTCTCCAAGGCCGCCGCCAACGGCGGGTAA
- the apaG gene encoding Co2+/Mg2+ efflux protein ApaG, whose protein sequence is MYRAITRNIAVEVEPFYLEERSDPSEGRYVWGYRVTIENNSEDFVQLLSRYWHITDASGKVEEVRGPGVVGDQPELNPGDSYQYTSGCPLSTSSGIMVGRYTMRNEAGEMFDIAIPAFSLDLPGMRHRLN, encoded by the coding sequence ATGTATCGCGCCATCACCCGCAACATCGCAGTCGAGGTCGAGCCCTTCTATCTGGAAGAGCGATCCGACCCGTCTGAAGGCCGCTATGTCTGGGGCTATCGCGTGACGATCGAGAACAATTCGGAAGATTTCGTCCAGCTTTTGTCGCGCTACTGGCACATCACCGACGCGAGCGGCAAGGTCGAGGAGGTCCGCGGCCCGGGCGTAGTCGGCGACCAGCCCGAGCTCAATCCCGGCGACAGCTATCAGTACACGTCGGGCTGCCCGCTCTCGACGTCATCGGGCATCATGGTCGGGCGCTACACCATGCGCAACGAGGCCGGCGAGATGTTCGACATCGCCATCCCCGCCTTCTCGCTCGACCTGCCGGGCATGCGCCACCGGCTCAACTGA
- the phoU gene encoding phosphate signaling complex protein PhoU, producing the protein MQSVHIVSAYDEELKFLARKIAAMGGQAERMVDQAVAALVNGDPELGQRVVQDDLVLDEAEREIDDKAILIIARRQPMATDLREIIGAIRISADLERVGDLGKNIAKRVAAVAEGRQPTSLFRGLEALAELALTQLKEVLDVYASRSVDKIGFVRDRDEQIDAMYTSLFRELLTYMMEDPRNITPCTHLLFVAKNIERIGDHATNIAETIYYIVTGEQMPPERPKEDKSHRVTTAGETNSD; encoded by the coding sequence ATGCAGTCCGTTCATATCGTCAGCGCCTATGACGAGGAGCTGAAGTTCCTCGCCCGCAAGATCGCGGCCATGGGCGGCCAGGCCGAGCGTATGGTCGATCAGGCGGTCGCTGCCCTGGTCAATGGCGATCCCGAACTTGGACAGAGGGTGGTCCAGGACGATCTCGTGCTCGACGAGGCTGAACGCGAGATCGACGACAAGGCGATCCTGATCATCGCACGCCGCCAGCCGATGGCCACCGACCTGCGCGAGATCATCGGCGCGATCCGCATCTCCGCCGATCTCGAGCGCGTCGGCGACCTCGGCAAGAACATCGCCAAGCGTGTCGCCGCGGTGGCCGAGGGGCGGCAGCCGACCAGCCTGTTCCGCGGGCTGGAGGCATTGGCCGAACTTGCGCTGACCCAGCTCAAGGAGGTGCTCGACGTCTACGCGTCGCGCTCGGTCGACAAGATCGGCTTCGTCCGTGACCGCGACGAGCAGATCGATGCCATGTACACCTCGCTGTTCCGCGAGCTCCTGACCTACATGATGGAAGATCCGCGCAACATCACGCCCTGTACGCATCTGCTGTTCGTCGCCAAGAACATCGAGCGTATCGGCGACCACGCCACCAACATTGCCGAGACCATCTATTACATCGTCACCGGCGAGCAGATGCCGCCGGAGCGTCCAAAGGAAGACAAGAGCCATCGGGTGACGACGGCGGGCGAAACCAACTCGGATTGA
- a CDS encoding O-succinylhomoserine sulfhydrylase, with protein MTSDTKRNWNPQTTLIHGGTLRSEFGETSESIFLTQGYVYESAESAEARFKGETPGFIYSRYANPTVDMFEKRMCALEGAEDARATASGMAAVSAAILCGLKAGDHIVAARALFGSCRWVVETLAPRYGIEATLIDGTVTENWEKAVQPNTKLFFLESPTNPTLEVVDIAAVAAIANSIGARVVVDNVFATPMQQKPLELGAHIVVYSATKHIDGQGRCLGGVILSDKKWIDENLHDYFRHTGPSLSPFNAWTLLKGLETLPLRVSQQTETAGKIADFLAESPEVSRLIYPGRADHPQADIIKRQMKGGSTLICFDVKGGKKAAFAFENALKIILISNNLGDSKSLITHPATTTHKNLTDEARAELGIDDGTLRLSVGLEDADDLLNDIGDALKAAR; from the coding sequence ATGACCTCCGACACCAAGCGCAACTGGAACCCGCAGACCACGCTCATTCACGGCGGCACGCTCCGCTCCGAATTCGGCGAAACTTCGGAATCGATCTTCCTGACCCAGGGCTATGTCTACGAAAGCGCTGAAAGTGCGGAAGCACGCTTCAAGGGCGAGACCCCGGGTTTCATCTATTCGCGCTACGCCAACCCGACCGTCGACATGTTCGAAAAGCGCATGTGCGCGCTCGAAGGCGCTGAAGACGCCCGCGCCACCGCGTCGGGCATGGCCGCGGTTTCCGCCGCTATCCTGTGCGGCCTGAAGGCCGGCGACCACATCGTCGCAGCGCGTGCCCTGTTCGGTTCGTGCCGCTGGGTCGTCGAGACGCTGGCGCCGCGCTACGGCATTGAAGCGACGTTGATCGACGGCACAGTCACCGAGAACTGGGAAAAGGCTGTCCAGCCCAACACCAAGCTGTTCTTCCTGGAGAGCCCGACCAACCCGACGCTCGAAGTGGTCGACATCGCGGCGGTTGCGGCAATTGCCAATTCGATCGGCGCGCGCGTCGTCGTCGACAATGTCTTTGCCACGCCGATGCAGCAGAAGCCGCTCGAACTCGGCGCCCATATCGTCGTCTACTCGGCCACCAAGCATATCGACGGCCAGGGTCGCTGCCTGGGTGGCGTCATCCTTTCCGACAAGAAGTGGATCGACGAAAACCTGCACGACTACTTCCGCCACACCGGCCCGAGCCTGTCGCCGTTCAACGCCTGGACGCTGCTCAAGGGTCTGGAGACATTGCCTCTGCGCGTGAGCCAGCAGACCGAGACCGCCGGCAAGATCGCCGACTTCCTGGCCGAGAGCCCTGAAGTGTCACGGCTGATCTACCCCGGCCGCGCCGACCATCCGCAGGCCGACATCATCAAGCGGCAGATGAAGGGCGGCTCGACGCTGATCTGCTTCGACGTCAAGGGAGGCAAGAAAGCGGCCTTCGCCTTCGAAAACGCGCTGAAGATCATCCTGATCTCCAACAATCTCGGCGACTCCAAGAGCCTGATCACCCATCCGGCAACGACGACGCACAAGAACCTGACCGACGAGGCGCGTGCCGAGCTTGGCATCGACGACGGCACGCTGCGCCTGTCGGTCGGCCTCGAAGATGCCGACGACCTGCTCAACGATATCGGCGATGCGCTGAAGGCGGCTCGCTGA